Proteins co-encoded in one Vibrio sp. SNU_ST1 genomic window:
- a CDS encoding EAL domain-containing protein, which translates to MHCSFNINNNYESLQLIYNEEKIYIKRNSNKISEESLNSKESFVFKYLIEHSSISNPQSARDVEKSFKLHFDEEFSLYALKNIIASIRKKYRNLCKKAKINHNSELISNLYKVGYFIDLDKSTTNRITPKYNINQFKLSHIEMLKLMLNTYQKELIRGFIAVCTVSSFFLFVVYFFQILYTTKIADEYSKNAKQIVEEVMNYGCDSEVAVYALRHSLNLDSVLMTTPYGSCYISKTQSKMVELDQIENFDDSLDFAYSHFSDPKEDIELIARISKWSIEARYKNSLLPLLVDSVSIQKNGHYILNLGENSQPIYQAPLPTGATITFYSDDIVLLWVIFSLVIATLLYRAYILGFGIYLLRWRHISFEEEPIINTDDNSVLYYELLSRVRNVGVLSFINTMRRTNLLTFHTILIIETVKKAKLDNSHDIYGVNVCPSALVGSNFTKLKEHLVTMEANEFVVEITEYSNIGYGYEVIDNIKMVKDLGITIALDDFGTGNNNIEIISAISPTYLKLDRCFVKDIESGDYHQGVLLNISEIGRLSNITMIYEGVETRRQQYILCQLGYNLHQGYLYSRPSHSEE; encoded by the coding sequence ATGCATTGTTCTTTCAATATAAACAATAACTATGAGAGCTTGCAATTAATATATAATGAAGAAAAAATATACATTAAAAGAAACAGCAATAAGATATCAGAGGAAAGTCTTAATAGTAAAGAAAGTTTTGTTTTTAAATATCTTATTGAACACTCATCAATATCAAACCCTCAATCTGCTAGAGATGTTGAAAAGTCATTTAAATTACACTTCGATGAAGAGTTCAGCTTGTACGCTTTAAAGAACATTATTGCTTCGATAAGAAAAAAGTATAGGAATCTGTGTAAGAAAGCAAAAATTAACCATAATAGTGAACTTATCTCGAACCTTTATAAGGTTGGTTATTTTATCGACCTAGATAAAAGTACAACCAACCGTATAACACCAAAATACAACATCAACCAATTCAAGCTCAGCCATATCGAGATGTTGAAGCTGATGCTCAACACTTACCAAAAAGAGTTGATCAGAGGCTTTATAGCTGTTTGTACCGTTTCTTCATTTTTTTTGTTCGTTGTCTACTTCTTCCAAATCCTTTATACAACGAAAATTGCAGATGAATACAGTAAAAACGCAAAGCAAATAGTAGAGGAAGTAATGAACTATGGCTGTGATAGCGAAGTCGCAGTGTACGCATTGAGGCACTCACTTAACCTTGATTCTGTTTTGATGACAACGCCTTATGGTTCATGCTACATATCAAAAACGCAATCAAAAATGGTTGAACTAGACCAAATTGAAAACTTTGACGATAGCCTAGATTTTGCTTATTCACACTTTTCAGACCCCAAAGAGGACATCGAACTCATTGCGCGCATTTCTAAATGGTCTATTGAAGCTAGATATAAGAACTCATTACTCCCTCTTTTGGTTGATTCAGTTTCCATACAAAAAAATGGTCACTACATATTAAACCTAGGCGAAAACAGTCAGCCTATTTATCAAGCCCCACTTCCAACAGGTGCAACCATCACTTTCTACAGTGACGATATTGTGCTTCTGTGGGTAATTTTTTCTCTGGTGATCGCCACGCTACTTTATCGCGCATATATTCTTGGCTTTGGTATTTACCTGCTTCGTTGGCGACACATATCCTTCGAGGAAGAGCCTATAATCAACACTGATGACAATAGCGTTTTATATTACGAGTTATTGTCTAGAGTGCGTAACGTAGGCGTTCTGAGTTTCATCAACACCATGAGACGTACTAATTTGTTGACCTTTCATACTATTTTAATCATTGAAACAGTAAAAAAAGCGAAATTAGACAACAGCCATGATATCTACGGTGTCAATGTATGCCCGAGTGCGTTGGTGGGATCTAACTTTACGAAGCTCAAAGAGCATTTAGTCACGATGGAAGCGAATGAGTTTGTCGTAGAAATAACAGAGTATTCAAATATTGGCTATGGCTATGAGGTCATCGACAACATCAAAATGGTCAAAGATCTTGGAATCACCATCGCGCTAGACGACTTTGGTACAGGTAACAACAACATTGAGATCATTAGTGCTATCTCTCCGACCTACCTAAAGCTGGATCGCTGCTTTGTTAAAGATATCGAGTCAGGAGATTATCATCAAGGAGTATTGCTTAATATATCGGAGATTGGACGCTTATCAAACATCACGATGATTTATGAAGGTGTCGAGACGCGCAGGCAGCAATATATCCTGTGTCAGTTAGGCTACAACCTACACCAAGGTTATCTGTACAGTAGACCTAGTCACTCCGAGGAGTAA
- a CDS encoding GntR family transcriptional regulator has translation MTEWKDDQPIFRQLAAKISDQILQGVWLEQQALPSVRAVAADLKINHLTVMKSYQLLVDEDLVEKKRGQGMYVAEGALQKLKESAHQSFINTQIPAIAETLGIIDMSVEELVKQLEQYIKDKS, from the coding sequence ATGACCGAATGGAAAGACGACCAGCCGATCTTTAGGCAGCTAGCTGCAAAGATCAGTGACCAAATTCTTCAAGGTGTTTGGTTAGAACAACAAGCATTGCCCTCAGTGCGTGCTGTTGCCGCCGATCTTAAAATCAACCACCTTACTGTCATGAAAAGCTATCAGTTACTGGTTGATGAAGACTTAGTCGAGAAAAAACGCGGCCAAGGTATGTATGTCGCAGAAGGGGCACTTCAGAAATTGAAAGAATCTGCACACCAATCATTCATCAACACACAGATCCCAGCCATCGCTGAGACGCTAGGCATCATTGATATGAGTGTCGAAGAACTCGTGAAACAGCTAGAACAATATATAAAGGACAAGTCATGA
- a CDS encoding ABC transporter ATP-binding protein codes for MSTLLSVKNVTKTYLNQVGVENISFELKPGQVLGLLGHNGAGKSTLIKSLLGGHSYQGEIEVNGYHPIHQHAELMLHLSYISDVNVLPEWMTVKQLLRYTEGVHPSFNRPKAEQTLSSTNIKLSSTIKQLSKGMKVQLHLAIIIATDTQVLILDEPTLGLDLLYRDTFYRHLLEWFHDGERAMIIASHEVSEIEHLLTDVLILKQGHCVLQKSMEDIENDYFIIDVANNHSSEIQKLNPLSSQPGLGTTKWLLEGQYKTQVESLGNIYNVGLADLFLATQMEKA; via the coding sequence ATGAGTACTTTACTTTCAGTGAAAAACGTAACCAAAACCTATTTAAATCAAGTGGGTGTAGAGAACATCAGCTTTGAGTTAAAACCGGGGCAAGTGCTTGGCCTTCTAGGCCACAATGGCGCGGGTAAATCGACTCTGATCAAATCACTACTTGGCGGACACAGCTATCAAGGTGAGATAGAAGTTAACGGCTACCACCCTATCCACCAGCATGCAGAACTCATGTTGCACCTGTCGTACATCTCAGACGTTAACGTACTACCCGAGTGGATGACAGTAAAACAACTACTTCGATACACCGAAGGTGTACACCCGAGCTTCAACAGGCCAAAAGCAGAGCAAACACTAAGCAGCACCAACATTAAGCTGTCTTCAACGATCAAACAGCTTTCTAAAGGGATGAAGGTACAGCTTCACCTTGCAATCATTATCGCGACCGACACTCAAGTGTTGATCTTAGATGAGCCAACTCTAGGTCTAGATCTGCTCTACCGCGATACTTTTTATCGCCACCTCCTAGAGTGGTTCCATGACGGCGAACGCGCGATGATCATCGCCAGCCATGAGGTTTCAGAGATTGAACACCTATTAACGGATGTCTTGATTCTGAAACAAGGCCATTGTGTGCTGCAAAAGAGCATGGAAGACATCGAGAACGACTATTTCATTATCGATGTCGCAAACAACCACTCAAGTGAAATCCAGAAACTCAATCCACTGAGCTCACAGCCTGGGCTAGGAACCACTAAATGGTTATTGGAAGGTCAATACAAAACGCAGGTTGAATCACTCGGTAACATCTACAACGTTGGTCTGGCCGACCTATTCCTTGCAACACAGATGGAGAAGGCATAA
- a CDS encoding bifunctional diguanylate cyclase/phosphodiesterase → MMTSYQPFEHLKCPIWIYDIDNKRITWANSSALPLWESESLFELTSRDFGVEMSKAIEATLEEYQRQFLRNQSVKTWWNFTPKYISKRALCLFSGIPLPDGRTGMLAQVIAEEESLKRDLTYSDGSNLSLLFDKVGGVVSANSAFSKNYGSPFSRLSDFVSSEEVADQWLFSARKGRDILEEVSCQIENKTHYFDVHGKWLFDKSELLLNLTCTTKQKENLIKARYNAEHDCLTELYNRRGITKRLESSIACRSPFELMFVDLDGFKLVNDTYGHSVGDQLLKKVGKRLKQILDETCTIGRFGGDEFIVIAHARKNQNIPLLCSRIIDSLNKSFQIKGIGTLSVGCSIGSAHYPDNATDKESLLKQAGMAMHIAKANGRNRFQTFTPNLAQILHRQVEIRHRLTLALECDDLNLHYQPIMDTNNDKVKGFEALLRWSDKDLGNIKPDEFISLAEETGQIVPLGKWVLNSALKQLSIWHREFDDELIMSINISCIQMHTTFAEQLSAMLNFYNIQPKSIALEITESSMIFKHGEVRQALDDISALGVELHLDDFGTGYSSLSMLHDLPISTVKLDKSFVHGTYKGSKAIVQATHAICEKLGLKVVAEGVETETQKAFLTSCGYQYLQGFLFSKPIPPDEVEMRFLSSR, encoded by the coding sequence ATGATGACCAGCTACCAACCTTTCGAACATCTAAAGTGTCCTATCTGGATATATGACATTGATAATAAGCGAATAACCTGGGCAAACAGCAGTGCCCTCCCTCTTTGGGAGTCTGAATCTCTATTTGAACTGACCTCACGCGATTTTGGTGTTGAAATGTCAAAGGCGATCGAAGCAACGCTTGAAGAATATCAAAGACAATTTCTGCGAAATCAAAGTGTAAAGACTTGGTGGAACTTCACACCAAAATACATTTCTAAACGCGCACTATGTCTTTTCTCTGGAATCCCATTACCCGATGGCCGAACAGGGATGCTAGCGCAAGTCATCGCAGAAGAAGAGAGCTTAAAACGCGATCTCACTTACTCTGATGGTTCTAATCTCTCTCTTTTATTTGACAAAGTGGGAGGCGTAGTGAGTGCAAACTCCGCTTTTTCTAAAAACTACGGCTCACCGTTTAGTCGCCTATCCGATTTTGTTTCAAGCGAAGAAGTTGCAGACCAATGGTTATTTTCAGCTCGTAAAGGTCGAGACATTTTGGAGGAAGTCAGCTGTCAAATTGAAAATAAAACCCACTACTTTGATGTCCATGGGAAGTGGTTGTTTGACAAAAGTGAATTGCTATTAAACCTAACCTGTACCACGAAGCAAAAAGAAAATTTGATTAAAGCTCGATATAACGCAGAGCACGACTGTCTCACTGAGCTCTACAACCGCCGCGGGATCACCAAAAGACTAGAATCTAGTATTGCCTGTCGCTCGCCCTTTGAATTGATGTTTGTTGACCTTGATGGCTTTAAGTTGGTGAATGACACTTATGGGCATAGTGTTGGTGACCAACTACTCAAAAAAGTTGGCAAGCGTCTTAAACAGATCCTCGACGAAACATGCACAATTGGTCGCTTTGGTGGTGATGAGTTCATCGTTATTGCTCACGCCCGAAAAAATCAAAATATCCCGTTACTCTGCTCTCGCATTATCGATTCTTTGAACAAAAGCTTCCAAATAAAAGGAATTGGTACCTTATCTGTAGGTTGCAGCATAGGTTCTGCTCATTATCCAGATAATGCCACGGATAAAGAATCATTGTTAAAACAGGCCGGAATGGCGATGCATATTGCCAAAGCCAATGGTCGAAACCGCTTCCAAACCTTTACTCCAAATTTAGCGCAGATTCTGCATCGGCAAGTAGAGATACGCCATAGGTTAACTCTGGCACTAGAATGTGATGACCTCAATCTTCATTACCAACCGATAATGGACACCAATAACGACAAAGTTAAAGGGTTTGAAGCCTTACTAAGATGGTCGGACAAAGATCTTGGCAACATCAAGCCTGATGAATTTATTAGCCTAGCGGAAGAAACCGGACAGATAGTTCCACTCGGAAAGTGGGTTCTTAATTCTGCACTTAAGCAGCTGTCGATATGGCACCGAGAATTTGATGACGAATTGATAATGAGCATCAATATCTCGTGTATTCAGATGCACACTACTTTTGCAGAGCAGCTATCGGCAATGCTCAACTTCTACAACATACAACCTAAAAGTATCGCCCTTGAGATCACTGAATCCTCAATGATCTTCAAACACGGTGAAGTCAGACAAGCATTAGACGATATTTCAGCGCTAGGAGTTGAGCTACACCTTGACGACTTCGGCACTGGCTACTCCTCACTCTCGATGTTACATGACTTGCCAATTAGTACCGTTAAGCTAGATAAGAGCTTCGTCCATGGTACCTATAAAGGGAGCAAAGCGATTGTCCAAGCCACCCATGCTATCTGTGAAAAATTGGGGCTTAAGGTGGTTGCGGAAGGCGTAGAAACTGAAACACAAAAAGCTTTCTTAACCAGTTGCGGATATCAATATTTACAGGGATTTCTGTTCAGCAAACCTATCCCACCCGATGAAGTCGAAATGCGATTTTTGTCTAGTAGATAA
- a CDS encoding Ig-like domain-containing protein, with protein sequence MIKKNIIISTLFSILATGCGGDSSPGPSSNDIAQYEKLPYSFSKTVKMAGESHVIKLEKFSVRQKDAKFYILNAGQSTQAQALSYTPEVRSYRGKVVGQPESMIIGYVDGNNKFYGRVFYGGIKSWEISDLPIAQKAAHLGNKVDINRSPADLQLTSDSHQLQAPSLASPIPSNSDFYLQRADIAFIATEDAYTRAFGNNLESTIGALDYMANFLDYVFTRDALIRFSYPGGLIVQKAGSVTKGSQNQQLREKLKGKFSLLHTLEGARNSGSNAGLSSLCGFSLSAWCTLHEVGHAFNLGHNIGPETNSVMGAVELIPTNAISVMKSSPGATKGTIVGALQSPISPNANIDHLDITRDQKATINVLDNDFDANGPLPGGKIKVHSVDSHSIAYGRITWEENGNVTYQAPKGFVGDDHFNYTIIDDSGMKDESEVHVKVLSDSRVAFFKKNQYTTRHDLKNYSGDNHRVDQVHNLAGKESFVSLTHQNSKYQNLGFVQQLLMEGSYDTVYEKNNTMSLRDYMPHELVPGKSSFSVSLVFTQDGDFISRLSSGELDSTTQELALIGQGKLDDGYALSYFNGNRHRIEAKGAPAKGLGWTLVSRQLFTQQNFGQRPHEIHAYAAPDAVTVNDNKPHIVTWVIDRQKNTVSTYVDGTVVPMVLDDNPTHFYDHVPLPADFGGVYPGGTNYWYSAGRDLYTESYGPWFMRTLGGSNSIWDTSTRFISDKMDVDNVQMFTYALSEQQIKQLAKGHYPAYSTSPINGQEISFDTPILLKWDNDAASEFRVTYGQDSSLSSPLYSKSVGTSKSLSVNINNATDVLYWRVDSKINNQWVNGHVWSTRNQLHIGPMLSLTFTNDELTGSNAPDASPWPVNTSKSFGDVQVNVSKQKETNGRSTLLLRGEEANITLTSQGGREIKQMNIALSGYDTKTLGELAIQYKAGSQWKDAKVLYKDGVPTGQNFNGDYTGKPAIGNRKNGPSKSQYAPERIDNISTYLVTFPSGVFDVRVIVRGDSNVVAMIDQLDII encoded by the coding sequence ATGATTAAAAAAAACATCATTATCTCTACCCTATTTTCTATTTTAGCCACGGGCTGTGGTGGTGATTCATCACCGGGTCCGAGTTCTAACGACATAGCACAATATGAAAAACTCCCTTACTCTTTTTCGAAGACAGTTAAAATGGCAGGTGAGTCCCATGTTATTAAATTAGAAAAATTCTCTGTCAGACAAAAAGATGCCAAGTTTTATATCCTCAATGCAGGCCAGTCCACACAAGCTCAAGCACTAAGCTACACCCCTGAAGTCAGAAGTTATCGTGGTAAAGTGGTTGGCCAGCCCGAATCAATGATCATCGGCTATGTTGACGGTAACAACAAATTCTATGGCCGAGTCTTTTATGGCGGAATAAAAAGTTGGGAAATCAGCGACCTCCCTATAGCGCAAAAGGCTGCGCATTTAGGCAACAAGGTTGATATCAACCGTTCACCGGCTGATTTACAGCTTACCTCTGACTCTCATCAACTGCAGGCACCATCCTTAGCTAGCCCAATCCCTAGCAACAGTGACTTTTACCTTCAGCGAGCGGATATCGCTTTTATCGCGACAGAAGATGCCTATACTCGCGCCTTTGGGAACAACTTAGAGTCGACCATTGGGGCTCTAGATTATATGGCAAACTTTTTAGATTACGTATTTACACGTGACGCTCTTATTCGATTTAGCTATCCCGGAGGCTTAATTGTCCAAAAGGCTGGTTCCGTAACTAAAGGCTCTCAAAATCAGCAGCTGCGTGAAAAACTCAAAGGGAAATTTTCGTTATTACACACTCTAGAAGGTGCAAGAAATTCGGGTAGTAACGCAGGTTTAAGTAGCCTTTGTGGATTTAGTCTTTCTGCTTGGTGTACATTGCATGAAGTAGGTCATGCTTTCAATCTAGGGCATAACATTGGCCCAGAAACCAACAGTGTAATGGGAGCCGTTGAACTCATTCCAACGAACGCAATCTCTGTGATGAAGTCCTCTCCAGGAGCAACGAAAGGGACGATTGTTGGCGCACTACAATCGCCGATCAGCCCTAATGCTAATATCGATCATTTAGATATCACCAGAGATCAAAAAGCCACCATCAATGTATTAGACAATGACTTTGACGCCAATGGACCTTTGCCCGGCGGAAAGATCAAAGTTCATAGTGTAGATAGCCACTCTATTGCTTACGGTCGTATTACTTGGGAAGAAAATGGTAATGTAACTTACCAAGCCCCGAAAGGCTTCGTCGGAGACGACCACTTCAATTACACCATTATTGATGATTCCGGAATGAAAGATGAATCTGAAGTACACGTAAAAGTACTTTCTGATTCTCGCGTAGCTTTCTTTAAGAAAAATCAATACACGACAAGACATGACCTGAAAAATTATAGCGGAGATAACCACAGAGTCGACCAAGTGCATAACTTAGCCGGTAAAGAGTCTTTTGTTTCATTAACGCATCAAAACTCAAAGTACCAAAATTTAGGCTTTGTTCAGCAACTCCTTATGGAAGGCTCTTACGATACTGTTTACGAAAAAAACAACACGATGAGCCTTCGTGATTATATGCCTCATGAGCTTGTTCCTGGTAAGTCGAGCTTCTCAGTATCATTAGTTTTCACTCAAGACGGTGACTTTATCTCTCGACTTAGCTCTGGGGAGCTTGACTCGACAACACAAGAATTAGCCCTTATTGGTCAAGGTAAATTAGATGACGGCTACGCGCTTTCCTATTTCAACGGAAACCGCCACCGAATAGAAGCCAAAGGCGCGCCAGCAAAGGGGTTAGGCTGGACATTAGTGAGTCGACAACTCTTCACTCAGCAGAACTTCGGGCAACGACCACATGAGATTCATGCCTACGCGGCTCCTGATGCGGTAACCGTCAACGATAATAAACCTCATATCGTTACTTGGGTCATAGACAGACAAAAGAACACCGTAAGCACATATGTCGATGGCACAGTCGTACCCATGGTGTTAGACGATAATCCCACTCATTTTTACGATCATGTCCCTCTACCTGCCGATTTTGGTGGTGTATACCCTGGTGGAACAAACTACTGGTATAGCGCAGGGAGAGACTTATACACTGAATCCTATGGCCCATGGTTTATGAGAACATTAGGTGGCAGTAATAGTATATGGGACACATCGACCCGATTTATATCCGATAAAATGGACGTCGATAACGTACAGATGTTCACCTACGCTCTGTCTGAACAGCAAATTAAACAATTGGCAAAAGGACACTACCCAGCCTACTCGACTTCGCCGATCAATGGACAAGAAATCAGCTTTGATACACCTATTTTGTTAAAATGGGATAATGATGCAGCCAGTGAATTCCGAGTCACTTACGGGCAAGACTCTTCTTTAAGCAGTCCATTGTATTCTAAAAGCGTTGGTACAAGTAAAAGCCTATCCGTTAATATTAATAATGCTACCGACGTTTTGTATTGGCGAGTAGATAGCAAAATTAATAACCAATGGGTAAATGGTCATGTTTGGTCAACTCGCAATCAACTCCATATTGGTCCGATGCTTTCACTAACATTTACTAACGACGAGCTAACAGGTTCAAACGCTCCTGATGCGAGCCCTTGGCCAGTGAATACCTCTAAAAGCTTTGGTGATGTACAAGTTAATGTCAGCAAGCAAAAAGAGACAAACGGACGCTCCACTCTACTACTAAGAGGAGAAGAGGCCAACATCACTCTGACCAGTCAAGGTGGACGAGAGATAAAACAAATGAATATCGCTTTAAGCGGTTATGATACTAAAACATTAGGCGAGCTAGCGATCCAATATAAGGCTGGAAGTCAGTGGAAAGATGCAAAAGTGCTATACAAAGATGGCGTGCCGACGGGGCAAAACTTCAACGGGGATTACACAGGTAAACCCGCTATAGGAAACAGGAAAAATGGCCCAAGTAAATCGCAATACGCGCCGGAAAGAATCGATAACATTAGTACTTATCTAGTCACATTTCCTTCAGGCGTTTTTGACGTGAGAGTAATAGTTCGTGGTGATTCTAATGTGGTAGCTATGATAGATCAGCTCGATATCATCTAA
- a CDS encoding NUDIX pyrophosphatase: MIPLNTSIVSGVAISEIDGQTKMLLMKRVKGEFWCHVAGSIEAGETGWQAIVREFEEETQIKVEALYNAQFLEQFYEAHVNVIQLIPVFAVLCPPNQAIELNDEHTEYRWCNLEEAKALAPFPNQHAVYDHIWSYFVDKPVNPLYRVKLN, from the coding sequence ATGATTCCACTCAATACTTCGATTGTATCTGGTGTCGCAATTTCTGAGATCGACGGACAAACGAAAATGCTACTAATGAAGCGTGTGAAGGGCGAGTTTTGGTGTCACGTCGCAGGCTCGATTGAAGCGGGAGAAACAGGCTGGCAGGCTATCGTGCGTGAGTTTGAAGAAGAGACCCAAATTAAAGTGGAAGCTTTGTATAACGCGCAGTTTCTGGAGCAGTTTTACGAGGCGCACGTGAATGTGATTCAGCTAATCCCTGTGTTTGCGGTGCTATGCCCACCCAACCAAGCGATTGAACTGAATGACGAGCATACGGAGTACCGTTGGTGCAATTTAGAAGAAGCAAAAGCGTTAGCGCCATTCCCTAACCAACATGCCGTCTACGATCATATCTGGTCGTATTTTGTCGATAAGCCAGTCAATCCGCTTTACCGAGTGAAATTGAACTAA
- a CDS encoding putative quinol monooxygenase — protein MSKVILQGHILVPDNDLEAVTQALVVHRELTLEEPGCIVFRVSQSTLQPNRFEIYEEFTNREAFEAHQQRVKASEWGEISKNVTRHYQITGVPTS, from the coding sequence ATGAGTAAAGTAATTCTACAAGGGCATATTCTTGTGCCAGACAACGACCTCGAAGCAGTAACCCAAGCCTTGGTTGTGCATAGAGAACTGACACTGGAAGAACCTGGCTGTATTGTGTTTCGAGTCAGCCAAAGCACGCTTCAACCTAATCGTTTTGAAATTTACGAAGAGTTCACCAATCGAGAAGCGTTCGAAGCCCACCAGCAACGCGTCAAAGCTTCTGAATGGGGTGAAATCTCCAAGAACGTGACACGTCATTACCAAATCACTGGTGTTCCGACATCATAA
- a CDS encoding bifunctional diaminohydroxyphosphoribosylaminopyrimidine deaminase/5-amino-6-(5-phosphoribosylamino)uracil reductase RibD, whose protein sequence is MNQQYMLQALEASHQALPDCQPNPPVGCVLVKSDKVVSVGYTQKVGGNHAEVEALNGYDGETDGEMEGVTAYVTLEPCSFVGRTPACANTLVKAGVKHVVVAMLDPDPRNNGRGVAILESHGVKVDVGLCQTQVSAFLTPYLGKPSLLNNQY, encoded by the coding sequence ATGAACCAACAATATATGCTTCAAGCTCTTGAAGCTTCGCACCAAGCCCTACCTGATTGCCAACCAAACCCGCCAGTAGGCTGCGTTTTGGTGAAGAGCGATAAGGTGGTGTCTGTTGGGTACACGCAAAAAGTCGGTGGAAACCATGCCGAGGTTGAAGCACTGAATGGCTATGACGGCGAAACGGACGGAGAAATGGAAGGCGTTACTGCTTACGTAACTTTAGAGCCATGTTCATTTGTTGGCAGAACACCCGCTTGCGCCAATACATTGGTTAAAGCAGGTGTAAAACACGTAGTGGTGGCGATGCTAGACCCTGACCCTCGCAATAATGGCCGTGGTGTTGCGATCCTTGAATCGCACGGCGTGAAGGTGGATGTGGGGTTATGCCAAACACAAGTGAGCGCCTTTTTAACCCCTTACCTTGGTAAGCCCTCGCTCTTAAACAACCAGTATTAG